A genome region from Christensenella minuta includes the following:
- a CDS encoding UvrD-helicase domain-containing protein, translating to MFIADLHIHSKYSRATSRECVPEHLDLWARRKGIDLLGTGDFTHPAWREELKQKLAPAEEGLYRLKEEYRLADEVGGNPASPRFILSGEISSIYKQDGKVRKIHNVILLPSLEAAEALAGKLELSFNLHSDGRPILGLPSRDLLEITLDICPEAVFIPAHIWTPHFSLFGAYSGFDAVEECFRDLTPHIHALETGLSSDPPMNWRLSALDGFTMVSNSDAHSPANLAREANLFNTEMSYPAIAAALENHDTDEFYGTLEFFPEEGKYHNDGHRNCKVCMTPEETAAAGGKCPVCGRRITVGVYHRVVELADRAEGFRPENAKHFESIVPLPEVVASSMGLTPASKKVRAQYLELIGTLGPELTILRKTPLAEIERAAGVCIAEGIRRLRCGEVEIHPGYDGEYGKILVMDKSEVQALSGQLSLLANEPKKKPEKHASAQAAPPKADESPKEAAPVETGGNPYGLNEEQWAAASAPERTVAVLAGPGTGKTRTLVYRIAWLVEQCGVAPEAITAVTFTNKAASEMRERLETQFGDKKAVRAMHIGTFHSLGLSLLKEWDKNITVIDGQEAQAVLSETLTACNCVMKPRDAIQAVSKIKNGAAGDIPQVVYDAYCARLRSLGVLDFDDILADTLEKFRAGGAKCETLCPRFEHLLVDEFQDINPVQLELIRAWGKKSKGIFVIGDPDQSIYGFRGSDAHCFERLKEDRPVREIRLKKNYRSTPEIIGCALPVLRRSEPVLEAQRESGVKTRLLAADSPFSEALFIAKEINAMVGGVDMLAAHAQHKKSADTAYGLSDIAVLYRTHRQAELIEECLVKEGIPYVVLGKDNTLTDRRVRGALAFFRILCDPKDSVSLGTCLRADSVAPAVAEKILDAYGRRKQTAASLVSVLEDAGGTKLAGHFETCAPLMRKAAPAELLDLWISGQGYGEEAPACLKRLRNMAVFHHRMADFLTALTLGTEGDLKRSGQKAYTADAVTLMTLHAAKGLEFPAVFLCGVTDGLIPFRRKDGECSEGEERRLFYVGMTRAQDELVMLTRQEERSPFLADIPSGLLAEGPAHTRKKPAGRQLGFFTN from the coding sequence ATGTTTATAGCAGACCTGCATATCCACTCCAAATATTCCCGTGCGACCAGCAGGGAATGCGTGCCTGAGCATCTCGACCTGTGGGCGCGCCGTAAGGGAATCGACCTTCTGGGAACGGGTGACTTTACGCATCCCGCATGGCGGGAGGAACTGAAGCAAAAGCTGGCTCCTGCCGAAGAAGGCCTGTACCGCTTAAAAGAGGAATACCGCCTTGCGGATGAGGTGGGAGGCAATCCCGCATCGCCGCGGTTTATCCTTTCGGGGGAGATCAGCTCTATCTATAAACAGGACGGCAAGGTACGCAAAATCCACAATGTGATCCTGCTGCCCTCGCTCGAGGCGGCAGAGGCGCTGGCGGGGAAGCTCGAGCTCTCGTTCAACCTGCATTCGGACGGACGGCCCATCCTCGGCCTTCCGAGCCGGGACCTGCTTGAGATCACGCTTGATATCTGTCCGGAGGCAGTCTTTATCCCGGCGCATATTTGGACGCCACATTTTTCGCTGTTCGGAGCCTATTCGGGCTTTGACGCCGTCGAAGAATGCTTTAGAGACCTGACGCCGCATATCCATGCGCTCGAAACGGGCCTGTCGTCCGATCCGCCTATGAACTGGCGGCTGTCTGCGCTCGACGGATTCACGATGGTATCCAATTCGGATGCGCATTCTCCCGCGAACCTTGCGCGGGAAGCCAATCTCTTCAATACGGAAATGAGCTATCCCGCCATTGCGGCGGCGCTCGAAAACCATGATACGGATGAATTTTACGGGACGCTCGAGTTTTTCCCGGAGGAAGGGAAATACCATAACGACGGACACCGGAACTGCAAGGTGTGCATGACGCCGGAGGAGACGGCCGCCGCGGGCGGCAAATGCCCGGTCTGCGGGCGGCGCATCACCGTGGGCGTCTACCACCGTGTGGTGGAGCTTGCGGACCGCGCGGAAGGATTTCGGCCGGAAAATGCAAAGCATTTTGAAAGCATCGTGCCGCTGCCCGAGGTGGTAGCTTCGTCGATGGGGCTTACGCCTGCGAGCAAGAAGGTGCGCGCGCAATATCTGGAGCTTATCGGGACGCTCGGTCCGGAGCTTACCATCCTGCGCAAAACGCCGCTCGCGGAAATCGAACGGGCGGCAGGCGTGTGCATCGCGGAGGGAATCCGCCGCCTGCGCTGCGGCGAGGTGGAAATCCATCCGGGCTACGACGGCGAATACGGAAAGATTCTCGTGATGGATAAAAGCGAGGTGCAGGCGCTGTCCGGCCAGCTTTCCCTGCTTGCGAACGAACCCAAAAAGAAACCGGAAAAACATGCGTCCGCGCAGGCGGCACCGCCTAAGGCGGACGAAAGCCCAAAAGAGGCGGCACCCGTGGAAACGGGCGGAAACCCTTACGGCCTCAATGAAGAACAATGGGCAGCCGCATCTGCCCCGGAACGCACGGTCGCCGTGCTGGCGGGGCCGGGTACGGGCAAAACACGTACGCTTGTGTACCGCATCGCATGGCTTGTCGAGCAGTGCGGCGTAGCGCCGGAAGCGATCACGGCCGTCACCTTTACGAATAAAGCCGCAAGCGAAATGCGGGAGAGGCTGGAGACGCAATTCGGCGATAAAAAGGCGGTGCGGGCAATGCACATCGGCACGTTCCACTCCCTTGGGCTCAGCCTGCTGAAAGAATGGGATAAAAATATAACGGTGATCGACGGACAGGAAGCGCAGGCGGTTCTTTCCGAAACGCTTACCGCGTGTAACTGTGTCATGAAACCCCGCGACGCAATACAGGCGGTTTCTAAAATCAAGAACGGCGCGGCGGGCGATATTCCCCAGGTGGTGTACGACGCTTACTGCGCTCGGCTGCGCTCGCTCGGCGTGCTCGACTTCGACGATATCCTGGCCGATACGCTGGAGAAATTCCGTGCTGGCGGCGCAAAGTGCGAAACGCTCTGTCCGCGCTTTGAGCATTTGCTTGTGGACGAATTTCAGGATATCAATCCCGTACAGCTCGAATTGATCCGCGCATGGGGGAAAAAGAGCAAAGGAATTTTTGTGATCGGCGACCCGGACCAATCTATTTACGGCTTCCGCGGTTCGGACGCGCATTGCTTTGAGCGCCTCAAAGAGGACCGGCCTGTACGTGAAATACGCCTGAAAAAGAACTACCGTTCTACGCCCGAAATCATCGGCTGCGCCCTCCCGGTGCTCCGCCGCAGTGAACCTGTGCTGGAAGCGCAGCGGGAAAGCGGTGTAAAAACGCGGCTTTTAGCGGCGGACTCTCCCTTCTCGGAGGCGCTGTTTATTGCGAAGGAAATTAACGCTATGGTGGGCGGGGTCGACATGCTTGCCGCCCATGCGCAGCATAAAAAAAGCGCGGACACCGCTTATGGCCTGTCCGATATTGCCGTGCTTTACCGCACGCACCGGCAGGCGGAGCTGATCGAGGAATGCCTCGTAAAAGAGGGAATCCCCTATGTGGTGCTGGGAAAGGATAATACGCTCACTGACCGCCGCGTGCGCGGCGCGCTCGCGTTTTTCCGCATCCTGTGCGACCCGAAGGACAGCGTTTCCCTCGGGACCTGCCTGCGGGCGGACAGCGTCGCCCCGGCAGTGGCGGAAAAAATATTGGACGCTTACGGACGGAGGAAGCAAACGGCAGCTTCGCTTGTATCTGTTTTGGAGGATGCGGGGGGAACAAAGCTTGCCGGACATTTTGAAACCTGCGCGCCGCTGATGCGCAAGGCTGCTCCTGCGGAGCTTCTCGATCTATGGATTTCAGGGCAAGGATATGGGGAAGAAGCGCCCGCGTGCCTGAAACGCCTGAGGAACATGGCGGTGTTCCATCACCGCATGGCAGACTTTCTAACCGCCCTGACGCTCGGAACGGAAGGCGACCTAAAGCGCAGCGGGCAGAAGGCATATACCGCGGACGCGGTCACGCTGATGACACTGCACGCGGCCAAAGGCCTCGAATTCCCGGCCGTATTCCTGTGCGGCGTAACGGACGGCCTGATTCCCTTCCGCAGGAAGGATGGGGAATGCAGCGAAGGAGAGGAACGCAGGCTGTTTTATGTGGGCATGACCCGCGCACAGGACGAGCTTGTTATGCTCACAAGGCAAGAAGAACGCTCGCCTTTTCTTGCGGATATTCCTTCCGGACTTCTTGCCGAAGGCCCCGCGCATACGCGCAAAAAACCGGCGGGCAGGCAGCTTGGATTTTTTACCAATTGA
- the mgtA gene encoding magnesium-translocating P-type ATPase yields the protein MNKKVNVALQTCRAQEVKERLLLASGKSQDSVLKRYSNTYGGYAQEAVRDMRGRFGENRITYGGGDSLLKRLVKAFLNPFTIVLLVLAVISFVTDVVLAEPGEQDALAVIIVLAMVAVSGTLQFVQETRSGRAAERLSELVETTAAVVRGGMEQEIPLDEIVVGDIVRLAAGDMIPADLRVLQAKDLFVSQSSLTGESEPVEKFGRTVRSGGPDVLGRDNLAFMGSNVVSGSAAAIVIAVGDDTVLGSLARQVTARKPKTSFEKGVNSVSWVLIRFMLVMVPIVLFLNGFTKGDWMQAFLFAISVAVGLTPEMLPMIVSANLARGAVAMSKEKVIVKQLGAIQNFGAMDVLCTDKTGTLTQDKVVLEYSLDIHGKKDARVLRHAFLNSYHQTGLRNLMDVAVMNHAQDVGMAELAEDYRKVDEVPFDFNRRRMSVVVADKKGKTQIITKGAIEEMLAVSAYAEYKGEVIPLTEEVRREILETVAGYNADGMRVLGIAHRLSEDTGGAFSVDDETDMVLIGYLAFLDPPKESTARALEMLRDYGVDVKVLTGDNDAVTRYICRQVGIPAKHVLLGADVEEMDDAALEAAAERTHVFAKLSPQQKARIVRALRASGHAVGFLGDGINDAVAMKEADVGISVDTAVDVAKESADIILLEKDLTVLGQGVIEGRKTYANIIKYIKMTASSNFGNMFSVLAASAFLPFLPMMPVQILLLNLIYDVSCLAVPWDNVDEDYLRVPRAWDASSISKFMVWIGPTSSVFDITTYLAMYFLLCPMVFGGAYHTLGETAQEGFVALFHAGWFVESLWTQTLVIHMIRTPHTPFIRSRASWQLSLLTSIGIAVGTVIPYTIVGRELGMMAMPGSFFLLLFVTVIAYMALVTALKKMFIRKYGELL from the coding sequence ATGAACAAAAAAGTAAACGTTGCCCTGCAAACGTGCAGGGCGCAGGAAGTAAAAGAAAGGCTGCTCCTCGCTTCAGGCAAAAGCCAGGACAGCGTTTTGAAACGGTATTCCAATACGTACGGGGGATATGCGCAGGAAGCGGTACGGGATATGCGCGGACGCTTCGGGGAAAACCGCATCACCTACGGCGGAGGCGATTCCCTTTTAAAACGGCTTGTCAAGGCGTTTTTAAATCCGTTTACGATCGTGCTGCTGGTGCTCGCCGTCATCTCGTTTGTGACGGACGTAGTGCTTGCCGAGCCGGGCGAACAGGATGCGCTTGCCGTTATTATCGTGCTTGCGATGGTTGCGGTATCGGGAACACTCCAGTTTGTGCAGGAAACACGCTCGGGCCGGGCGGCGGAAAGGCTTTCAGAACTGGTAGAGACAACTGCCGCCGTGGTGCGCGGGGGCATGGAACAGGAAATTCCGCTTGACGAAATTGTCGTTGGGGATATCGTGCGCCTCGCGGCGGGCGATATGATTCCCGCCGACCTGCGGGTGCTGCAGGCGAAAGACCTGTTTGTGAGCCAATCCTCCCTCACGGGCGAAAGCGAGCCGGTGGAAAAATTTGGACGCACGGTGCGCTCGGGCGGGCCGGACGTGCTCGGGCGGGACAACCTCGCCTTTATGGGCAGCAACGTGGTCAGCGGGTCGGCGGCGGCCATCGTGATCGCCGTAGGCGACGATACGGTGCTTGGTTCCCTCGCGCGGCAGGTGACGGCGCGCAAACCCAAGACCAGCTTTGAAAAGGGCGTGAACTCCGTTTCGTGGGTGCTCATCCGTTTTATGCTGGTGATGGTGCCCATCGTGTTGTTTCTGAACGGTTTTACCAAAGGCGACTGGATGCAGGCGTTTCTCTTCGCCATTTCCGTGGCCGTGGGCCTCACGCCCGAGATGCTGCCCATGATCGTTTCGGCAAACCTCGCGCGGGGCGCGGTGGCAATGTCGAAGGAAAAGGTCATCGTCAAGCAGCTGGGTGCGATCCAGAATTTCGGCGCGATGGATGTGCTGTGCACGGATAAAACGGGAACGCTCACGCAGGACAAGGTGGTGCTCGAATATTCCCTCGATATCCATGGCAAAAAAGATGCGCGCGTGCTGCGCCACGCGTTTCTCAACAGCTATCACCAGACAGGCCTGCGGAACCTGATGGACGTCGCCGTCATGAACCATGCGCAGGATGTGGGGATGGCGGAACTCGCGGAGGATTACCGCAAGGTGGACGAGGTTCCTTTTGATTTCAACCGCCGCCGCATGAGCGTGGTTGTCGCTGATAAAAAGGGAAAAACACAGATCATCACCAAGGGCGCTATCGAAGAGATGCTCGCGGTGAGCGCATATGCGGAATACAAAGGGGAAGTGATCCCGCTTACCGAAGAGGTGCGGCGGGAGATACTTGAGACCGTCGCCGGATATAACGCGGATGGCATGCGGGTCTTGGGAATCGCGCATAGACTGAGCGAGGATACGGGCGGCGCGTTCTCTGTGGATGATGAAACGGATATGGTGCTGATTGGCTACCTTGCTTTCCTCGACCCGCCCAAGGAAAGCACAGCGCGGGCGCTCGAGATGCTGCGAGATTACGGCGTGGACGTGAAGGTGCTGACAGGAGATAACGATGCGGTCACACGCTATATCTGCCGCCAAGTGGGCATCCCGGCAAAGCACGTCCTGCTCGGCGCGGACGTGGAAGAAATGGACGACGCGGCGCTTGAAGCGGCGGCGGAACGGACGCATGTGTTCGCCAAGCTTTCCCCACAGCAAAAGGCGCGGATCGTGCGTGCTCTGCGCGCCTCGGGGCACGCGGTAGGCTTCCTTGGCGACGGCATCAACGACGCGGTCGCCATGAAGGAGGCGGACGTGGGCATTTCGGTGGATACGGCGGTAGACGTTGCCAAGGAATCCGCAGACATTATCCTGCTCGAAAAGGATCTGACGGTGCTCGGGCAGGGCGTGATCGAAGGACGCAAAACGTATGCCAACATCATTAAGTATATTAAGATGACGGCGAGCTCCAACTTTGGGAACATGTTTTCCGTGCTGGCGGCGAGCGCTTTTCTGCCCTTCCTTCCCATGATGCCCGTGCAGATTCTCCTGCTGAATCTGATTTACGACGTTTCGTGCCTTGCCGTTCCGTGGGACAATGTGGACGAGGATTACCTTCGCGTGCCCCGCGCGTGGGACGCTTCCTCCATCAGCAAATTCATGGTATGGATTGGGCCGACGAGCTCGGTGTTCGACATCACGACGTACCTCGCAATGTATTTCCTGCTGTGCCCGATGGTGTTTGGCGGGGCGTACCACACGCTTGGCGAAACGGCGCAGGAGGGCTTTGTCGCGCTGTTCCATGCGGGTTGGTTTGTGGAATCGCTGTGGACGCAGACGCTCGTCATCCACATGATCCGCACGCCGCATACACCGTTTATAAGGAGCCGCGCCTCGTGGCAGCTTTCGCTGCTCACATCCATCGGGATTGCCGTGGGCACGGTCATTCCCTACACGATCGTGGGGCGCGAGCTTGGGATGATGGCGATGCCAGGCAGCTTTTTCCTGCTGCTGTTCGTTACGGTAATCGCATATATGGCGCTCGTGACGGCGCTCAAGAAAATGTTTATCCGAAAGTACGGCGAATTGCTGTAA